In Chryseobacterium turcicum, a single window of DNA contains:
- a CDS encoding zinc ribbon domain-containing protein has protein sequence MANLTDISVEEKLRALYDLQIIDSRLDEIRNTRGELPIEVEDLEIEIEGLETRAEKFQADIKEQNDQINTKNEVINHAKTLIEKYKSQQDNVRNNKEFEALGKEMEYQELEIQLSEKRIKEFGAKIGHKEETLNELIAKINDLKNHLKFKKEELEGLVSETQKEEEYLLEKSKEFAAKIDERLLASYHRIRKSSSTGLAVVGLERGAPKGSFFTIPPQKQMEIAQRKKIIIDEHSGKILVDDELVIEETEKMKTVIKF, from the coding sequence ATGGCAAATTTAACAGATATTTCAGTTGAAGAAAAATTAAGAGCTTTATATGATTTACAAATCATAGATTCAAGATTAGACGAAATCCGTAATACAAGAGGAGAATTGCCAATCGAAGTTGAAGATCTTGAAATTGAAATTGAAGGTCTTGAAACAAGAGCAGAAAAGTTTCAGGCAGATATTAAAGAGCAGAATGATCAAATCAATACTAAAAATGAGGTGATCAACCATGCAAAAACACTTATTGAAAAATACAAGTCTCAACAAGATAATGTAAGAAACAATAAAGAGTTTGAAGCTTTAGGAAAAGAGATGGAATATCAGGAACTTGAAATTCAACTTTCTGAAAAAAGAATCAAAGAATTTGGAGCTAAAATCGGGCACAAAGAAGAGACTTTGAATGAGTTGATTGCAAAAATCAACGATTTGAAGAATCACCTAAAATTCAAAAAAGAAGAGTTGGAAGGTCTTGTATCTGAAACTCAGAAAGAAGAGGAATATCTTCTTGAAAAATCTAAAGAATTTGCTGCTAAAATCGACGAAAGACTATTAGCTTCTTACCATAGAATTAGAAAGAGCTCTTCTACAGGTTTAGCAGTTGTAGGTTTAGAAAGAGGTGCTCCGAAAGGATCATTCTTTACAATTCCACCTCAAAAGCAAATGGAAATTGCTCAGAGAAAGAAAATTATTATTGATGAGCATTCAGGGAAAATCCTTGTAGATGACGAGTTGGTAATTGAAGAAACTGAAAAAATGAAAACAGTAATTAAATTCTAA
- a CDS encoding Nif3-like dinuclear metal center hexameric protein, which yields MTIQEVISIIEKQIAMPQAEDFDNVGLLCGVPSRNVSGILVCHDALENVVDEAIAKNCNLVVCFHPIIFSGLKSLTGKNYVERAVLKAIENKVAIYAIHTAFDNDYFGVNAGICNALGLKNLKILQPKKNNLKQLNVYVPNDYAEQLKETLFSAGAGNIGFYDECSFKTAGSGTFRPIEGSNPFSGQQNVREHADENMISVIFEAYKQNQIIAAMKEAHPYEEVAHQIYSLDNENQYAGLGMYGELDEEMGEKDFLKFIKDKFNVEVIKYSDFTNKKIKRVGVLGGSGASGIKSALAKKCDAYITGDLKYHDYFQAESKMLLCDVGHYESEQWVAQQLFEILSQKISTFAILNSSEKTNPVNYFL from the coding sequence ATGACAATACAAGAAGTAATCTCTATCATAGAAAAACAGATTGCAATGCCACAGGCGGAAGATTTTGATAATGTAGGGCTTTTGTGCGGAGTTCCTAGCCGTAATGTAAGTGGAATTTTGGTTTGTCATGATGCTTTAGAGAATGTTGTGGATGAAGCAATTGCCAAAAACTGTAATCTTGTGGTATGCTTTCATCCCATTATTTTCTCAGGTTTAAAATCGCTTACCGGTAAAAATTATGTGGAAAGAGCTGTTTTAAAAGCTATTGAAAATAAAGTAGCCATTTATGCTATTCATACTGCTTTTGATAACGATTATTTTGGTGTAAATGCGGGGATTTGTAATGCTTTAGGTTTGAAAAATTTAAAAATACTTCAGCCTAAGAAAAATAATTTAAAACAATTAAATGTTTATGTTCCGAATGATTATGCTGAGCAGTTAAAAGAAACACTTTTTTCAGCCGGCGCCGGAAATATAGGTTTTTATGATGAGTGTAGTTTTAAAACTGCCGGAAGTGGAACTTTTAGACCTATTGAAGGTTCAAATCCTTTTTCTGGACAACAAAATGTAAGAGAGCATGCAGATGAGAATATGATTTCAGTAATTTTTGAAGCCTATAAGCAAAATCAAATTATTGCAGCTATGAAAGAAGCTCATCCTTATGAAGAAGTGGCGCATCAGATTTATTCTTTAGATAACGAAAATCAATATGCCGGTTTGGGGATGTATGGTGAGTTGGATGAAGAGATGGGTGAAAAAGATTTTCTAAAATTTATTAAAGACAAATTTAATGTCGAGGTGATTAAGTATTCAGATTTTACAAATAAAAAAATCAAAAGAGTAGGAGTTTTGGGTGGCTCTGGAGCAAGCGGAATAAAATCTGCCCTTGCCAAGAAATGCGATGCCTACATTACGGGCGACCTTAAATATCATGATTATTTTCAGGCAGAATCTAAAATGTTGCTTTGTGATGTAGGGCATTATGAATCAGAACAATGGGTTGCTCAACAATTATTTGAAATTTTATCACAAAAAATTAGTACATTTGCAATCTTAAATTCTAGTGAAAAAACAAACCCCGTAAATTATTTCCTTTAG
- a CDS encoding ion transporter, protein MEREHDLIPGDKLWKRFLYRIIYRADTKLGKLFDITLLSLILVSTFIIMMESVPKLDKRFHVYFIVSEWIISVIFTAEYWSRIAVLKNKKNYIFSFFGIIDFLSLVPFYLSFFFPVTKYFLIFRMLRMLRVFRVFNLLDFMNDGTVILRALKNSSRKIYIFLLFLIIFSVIVGSLMFMVEGGRQGFETIPQAIYWAVVTVTTVGYGDVSPITPTGKFFAVILMLAGYSIIAVPTGIVTAEMRNKRQNLELVCERCGNEDIDDDARYCKQCGKKLA, encoded by the coding sequence ATGGAAAGAGAGCATGATCTTATTCCGGGAGATAAACTTTGGAAGAGATTTTTGTACCGTATTATTTACCGAGCAGACACAAAGCTCGGAAAATTGTTTGATATTACCCTTCTATCGCTTATTTTGGTAAGTACGTTCATTATCATGATGGAAAGTGTACCTAAACTTGATAAAAGATTTCATGTTTATTTTATCGTCTCAGAATGGATTATTTCTGTGATTTTCACGGCAGAATACTGGTCGAGAATTGCCGTTCTGAAAAACAAAAAAAATTACATTTTCAGCTTTTTCGGAATTATCGATTTCCTTTCGCTGGTTCCGTTTTATTTAAGCTTCTTTTTTCCTGTTACTAAGTATTTTCTGATTTTCAGGATGCTAAGAATGCTGCGTGTTTTCAGAGTTTTTAACCTTTTAGATTTCATGAATGATGGTACTGTCATTCTTCGGGCTTTAAAGAACAGTTCAAGAAAAATATACATTTTTCTTTTATTTTTAATTATATTCTCCGTCATCGTTGGTTCTCTGATGTTTATGGTAGAAGGCGGAAGACAGGGGTTTGAAACTATTCCACAAGCAATCTATTGGGCTGTAGTCACGGTAACTACGGTAGGATATGGTGATGTATCGCCAATTACTCCTACCGGTAAGTTTTTTGCGGTTATTTTAATGCTAGCCGGTTACTCAATTATCGCTGTTCCTACAGGAATTGTAACGGCTGAAATGAGAAACAAAAGACAAAACCTTGAATTGGTTTGCGAGCGTTGTGGCAATGAAGATATTGATGATGATGCGAGGTACTGCAAACAGTGTGGCAAGAAATTGGCTTAA
- a CDS encoding T9SS type A sorting domain-containing protein, whose product MKKVLFTCFMALAVMSSAQISYSYGWEPTGDGSWTSSGSGSFIRSETTPCAGVGSMKANNYYNSSSYLVSPALTGTNGGDINISFAYKVTEYSSNNTGVSLVDFGVIKLDWATSDAGPWQTAYIIDDTNHVVSASCATKSATISGVPASGDFFIRFEAKSGLDTSDNYVYFDDITITQGAAPSCLDPSSVTASNITSATADITWTAPTVVPGNGYELYYSTNSAFPTSTTPPTFTGITGVSKALSGLSYNTPYYVWVRSVCSTTSKSAWSAVSSFTTLCGVIIPNFTFDFTGGINDCWQEADSGTPSTTPSGTYSDWYEDGFLNNGFDGAMAINLYTSSWFPETFDSWIITPEFNLSAGGYRVKFDYGLTEFGDETSGSFGSDDVVQFVVSQDGGATWTVLQTWNNSSNVSNNSTQYSYDLTSYTGANTKFGFYATNGAVADSEDVEFFIDNFVIEQLTLSTTETTIKKNNVKAYPNPFADVLNISDVSNVKSISVLDIAGRTVKTFDKPESTLHLRGLNAGMYLVVLNMKDGSKQTIKTIKK is encoded by the coding sequence ATGAAAAAAGTTTTATTTACCTGCTTCATGGCGTTGGCAGTAATGTCATCAGCACAAATTTCTTACAGCTACGGCTGGGAGCCTACAGGAGACGGATCTTGGACTTCTAGTGGCTCGGGGTCATTTATCAGATCAGAAACTACACCATGTGCAGGAGTTGGAAGTATGAAGGCTAATAATTATTACAATAGCTCTTCTTACTTAGTTTCTCCTGCATTAACGGGGACAAATGGTGGAGATATAAATATAAGTTTTGCTTATAAAGTTACTGAGTATTCTAGCAATAATACAGGGGTCTCACTAGTAGATTTTGGCGTAATTAAATTAGATTGGGCAACTTCTGACGCAGGACCATGGCAAACAGCCTATATAATAGATGATACAAATCATGTGGTATCCGCATCTTGCGCTACTAAATCAGCTACTATCTCTGGTGTGCCGGCTTCTGGAGATTTTTTTATTAGATTTGAAGCGAAATCAGGTCTCGATACATCAGATAATTATGTTTATTTTGATGATATTACTATAACTCAAGGTGCTGCGCCATCATGTCTTGACCCTAGCTCTGTAACGGCATCAAATATAACATCTGCAACCGCAGATATTACATGGACAGCGCCTACAGTCGTTCCAGGAAATGGATATGAACTTTACTATAGTACAAATTCAGCTTTTCCAACTTCTACGACTCCTCCAACCTTTACAGGGATTACGGGAGTTTCTAAAGCGCTATCTGGGCTTTCTTATAATACTCCATATTATGTTTGGGTAAGATCAGTTTGTTCTACTACTTCTAAAAGTGCTTGGTCTGCAGTGAGTTCTTTTACGACATTATGTGGAGTAATTATACCTAATTTTACTTTTGATTTTACTGGTGGTATTAATGATTGTTGGCAGGAAGCAGATAGTGGAACTCCTTCTACAACTCCTTCAGGAACATATTCAGACTGGTATGAGGATGGATTTTTAAATAATGGATTTGATGGGGCAATGGCTATAAATCTTTACACAAGTTCATGGTTTCCTGAAACATTTGATTCTTGGATAATTACTCCAGAGTTTAATCTTTCTGCAGGCGGGTATCGTGTAAAATTCGATTATGGCTTAACTGAATTTGGGGATGAGACTTCTGGTTCTTTTGGATCTGATGATGTCGTTCAATTTGTTGTTTCTCAGGATGGAGGAGCTACGTGGACTGTATTACAGACTTGGAATAATTCAAGTAATGTATCTAATAACTCAACTCAGTATTCATATGATTTAACTTCTTATACAGGAGCCAATACGAAATTCGGGTTTTATGCAACGAATGGTGCTGTAGCAGATTCTGAAGATGTAGAATTTTTTATAGATAATTTTGTTATTGAGCAACTTACATTATCAACAACCGAGACAACGATTAAGAAGAATAATGTCAAAGCGTATCCAAATCCATTTGCTGATGTATTAAATATCTCAGATGTAAGTAATGTGAAATCTATTTCTGTACTAGATATTGCGGGTAGAACTGTGAAAACGTTTGATAAGCCAGAATCTACTCTTCATTTAAGAGGATTAAATGCAGGAATGTATTTAGTTGTTTTGAATATGAAAGATGGTTCTAAACAGACTATTAAAACAATTAAAAAATAA
- a CDS encoding T9SS type A sorting domain-containing protein: MRKLLQSCLLTFGVWSAAQTTLISPTINNGGFESGTTGWTIVNGTETNKWQVSTDAATGFSGTNSAYISNSTSAPFANAYTDTSSSTSFLYRDITFPAGEVKGNLSFKLLVQGETGTTGTIYDYLRVYLVPVSYTPTAGSIPDTSTYPNNWTLNMKGAAWTDQNIVLPNVGNSNSPVTMRLVFMWRNDSSTSTQPPAAIDDITVTSSLPGTFISVATGNWGTASTWNANAVPTSADNVTVDTGHTVTIDAASQASNALVVKGNLAYGTTPTSFAVNGNLNINASGTLNVFNGTTGKTISVTGNIVNDGVIDLSVGTTSAGNLTLNGTAVQSVSGIGTFNTGVIRNLTLSNTSAIIPNINWSINNIKIAYNLNITGAKVNLGSNKMTFGNNAAGNTFTAPTGTGFLAGGKFSRYWAATGTGSTIAAGSDPTSTSSKYPFVNATGTDRSMFITRTNATGAVAGELAAVYNDATTLTTGLSILDGAYTVTDRYNGNWAVSNEGTSVSASSYSVALLAPGIYTAGNGNSRVVAVNSTIGGAHQNGTITPGAQRITLSQTDLLAAPLYIGIANSDIPFASVASGNWNNAATWNKGLIPTCNDLVQIANTHNVTVNSAASVSKNVTINTGGILTVASGDLSVGCVAKNNTLTNNGTLTVSGGTLNINGNIISASGSTFNQSGGDIVVDGNDGGIAATSVASGTPIVLLSTNNINWTGGNFTVVDPHANSTATLTFSYNNGLSVEVASNHTLKLGNGVSIDAGGNSTNQFRLDTYTGTGRLNLGNLEINTIAGVNRNVTIPYATPIKGNLTIYSNSEFIGGSVVTVGGNFINNGIFTSTSTLQMSAMTGTTASASAQAQTISGTGVFRNLATSPTANLSSFTVNNTNATGVTLSVPLSVSGTLTLTEGKVNTTTANLLILGTATTTGTLSGGSNLAYITGPFVRTIANSNTAYILYPVGKAAYAPIWLSPSTTAVSVMKAEAFDSNTGTPALGITNLSSTRRWEAPLVSGTLSAINVRLGDSNIQNASIPLQAPSASGSYVNILGDNAAYVAGTTTVPNNIQSTTALSTTDYTGFLSYGQKDPNLGISETVSDKNNIKAYPNPFADVLNISDVSNVKSISVIDITGKTVKTFDKPESTLHLRELNAGMYLVVLNMKDGSRQTIKAIKK; this comes from the coding sequence ATGAGAAAACTTTTACAATCGTGTTTGCTGACCTTTGGTGTCTGGTCGGCAGCACAAACCACCTTAATATCTCCTACGATAAACAATGGAGGATTTGAATCTGGTACTACCGGATGGACAATTGTTAATGGTACTGAAACAAATAAATGGCAGGTAAGTACTGATGCTGCTACAGGGTTTTCAGGAACAAATTCTGCCTACATTTCTAATAGTACAAGTGCTCCATTCGCAAATGCTTATACAGATACATCTTCTTCTACAAGTTTTTTGTATAGGGATATCACTTTTCCTGCTGGTGAAGTAAAAGGTAATTTATCTTTTAAATTACTTGTTCAGGGAGAAACAGGTACTACAGGAACAATTTATGATTATTTAAGAGTGTATTTGGTACCCGTTAGTTATACTCCGACTGCTGGCTCAATTCCAGACACTTCAACCTATCCTAATAATTGGACATTAAATATGAAGGGAGCAGCTTGGACTGATCAAAATATTGTTCTTCCTAATGTTGGAAATTCAAACAGCCCGGTTACAATGCGTTTGGTATTCATGTGGAGGAATGATTCATCCACAAGTACACAACCACCTGCTGCAATAGACGATATTACGGTAACCTCTAGTTTACCAGGAACTTTTATTTCTGTTGCTACAGGAAATTGGGGCACGGCTTCAACTTGGAATGCTAATGCAGTACCAACATCTGCAGATAATGTAACAGTTGATACAGGGCATACTGTTACCATAGATGCTGCGAGTCAGGCATCAAATGCACTTGTTGTAAAAGGGAATTTGGCTTATGGAACAACACCTACTTCTTTTGCTGTAAATGGGAATTTAAATATTAATGCAAGTGGGACTCTTAATGTTTTTAATGGAACAACAGGAAAAACAATTAGTGTTACTGGAAATATAGTCAATGATGGTGTAATAGATCTTTCCGTAGGTACTACTTCTGCAGGAAACCTTACTCTTAATGGAACTGCTGTACAGTCTGTTTCAGGAATTGGTACATTTAATACCGGAGTAATTAGAAATCTAACTCTTTCTAACACTAGTGCAATAATTCCTAATATTAACTGGTCAATCAATAATATCAAGATTGCTTATAACTTAAATATCACTGGTGCAAAGGTCAATTTAGGAAGTAATAAAATGACTTTTGGAAATAACGCCGCTGGAAATACGTTTACTGCTCCAACTGGAACAGGATTCTTGGCTGGGGGTAAATTTTCAAGATATTGGGCGGCTACAGGAACGGGAAGTACTATTGCTGCTGGTAGTGATCCTACATCAACATCAAGTAAATACCCTTTTGTAAATGCAACGGGAACAGATAGGTCGATGTTTATCACAAGAACTAATGCTACAGGAGCTGTTGCAGGAGAGCTTGCTGCAGTATACAATGACGCAACTACGCTTACTACAGGCTTGAGTATTTTAGATGGTGCATATACAGTTACAGATCGATATAATGGTAATTGGGCTGTATCTAATGAAGGAACTAGTGTAAGTGCTAGTTCTTATTCTGTCGCTTTGCTTGCGCCGGGAATTTATACTGCAGGAAATGGTAATTCAAGAGTAGTAGCTGTTAATAGTACTATAGGCGGAGCTCATCAAAATGGAACAATAACACCGGGAGCACAACGTATAACATTATCTCAAACAGATCTTTTGGCTGCTCCGTTGTATATAGGTATTGCTAATTCAGATATACCATTTGCTTCTGTTGCTAGTGGAAATTGGAATAATGCAGCAACTTGGAATAAAGGATTGATACCAACATGTAATGATCTTGTACAAATTGCAAATACACATAATGTGACTGTAAATTCTGCAGCGAGTGTTTCTAAAAATGTTACTATTAATACAGGGGGGATTCTTACTGTTGCGTCAGGAGATCTTTCAGTGGGATGTGTTGCTAAGAATAATACATTGACAAACAACGGAACCCTTACGGTTTCTGGAGGTACTTTAAATATAAATGGTAATATCATTAGTGCTTCTGGATCAACATTTAACCAATCCGGAGGTGATATTGTTGTAGATGGTAATGATGGTGGTATAGCAGCAACATCAGTAGCATCGGGTACGCCAATTGTTTTACTTAGTACCAATAACATCAACTGGACTGGAGGTAATTTTACCGTTGTAGATCCTCATGCGAACTCTACTGCGACATTAACTTTTTCTTATAATAATGGTTTAAGTGTTGAAGTTGCTAGTAATCATACTTTGAAATTAGGAAATGGTGTTTCTATAGATGCAGGAGGAAATAGCACTAATCAATTCAGATTGGATACATATACTGGCACTGGAAGACTAAACTTAGGTAATCTTGAAATTAATACGATTGCTGGAGTTAATAGAAATGTAACTATTCCTTACGCAACTCCTATTAAAGGAAATCTGACAATATACTCTAACTCAGAATTTATAGGAGGTTCAGTGGTTACTGTAGGAGGTAATTTTATCAATAATGGTATATTTACAAGTACAAGTACTTTACAAATGTCAGCAATGACAGGTACTACAGCTTCTGCTTCAGCTCAAGCTCAAACAATATCAGGGACTGGTGTGTTCAGGAATTTAGCTACATCACCTACTGCTAACTTAAGTAGTTTTACAGTAAATAATACAAATGCAACTGGTGTAACTCTATCTGTACCATTATCGGTAAGTGGAACTTTAACACTTACAGAGGGAAAAGTAAACACGACAACTGCTAACTTATTAATATTAGGAACTGCAACTACTACAGGAACTTTATCGGGCGGATCAAATTTAGCCTATATTACTGGTCCTTTTGTAAGAACTATAGCTAATTCAAATACAGCTTATATTCTTTATCCTGTTGGTAAAGCTGCCTATGCACCAATTTGGTTATCTCCTTCTACTACTGCTGTTAGCGTTATGAAGGCAGAAGCATTTGATTCTAATACAGGAACTCCTGCTCTTGGTATTACTAATCTTTCTTCCACAAGAAGATGGGAGGCGCCTTTAGTTTCTGGAACACTAAGCGCTATTAATGTTAGGTTGGGAGATAGTAATATCCAAAATGCAAGTATTCCTTTGCAAGCTCCTAGTGCATCGGGTTCTTATGTAAATATATTAGGTGATAACGCAGCCTATGTAGCTGGTACAACTACTGTTCCTAACAATATACAGTCTACTACAGCTTTAAGTACAACTGATTACACAGGGTTCTTATCTTATGGACAAAAAGATCCTAATCTTGGTATAAGCGAAACAGTATCTGATAAAAATAATATCAAAGCGTATCCAAATCCATTTGCTGATGTCTTGAATATTTCAGATGTGAGCAATGTAAAATCTATTTCTGTAATTGATATTACAGGTAAAACTGTGAAAACGTTTGATAAACCAGAATCTACTCTTCATTTAAGAGAATTAAATGCAGGAATGTATTTAGTTGTTCTGAATATGAAAGATGGTTCTAGACAAACTATTAAAGCAATTAAAAAATAA